The Thermococcus sp. 21S7 genome includes the window TACATTGAGGATGATGAGATTGGGGCGCTTATAAGGGCTTTTGAGGCTGTTGGGAAGGATCTCGTGGGAACGCTTAACGCTATCGGCGAAAAACTCGAACGCCTCGCAGAAGGAGACTTAAGCAACGGACTAAGCGTCGAAGCAAGAGGCGAACTCCAAGAAATCATCCAAGACTTAAAAGACACAACACACAAACTCAAAGGCC containing:
- a CDS encoding methyl-accepting chemotaxis protein; its protein translation is YIEDDEIGALIRAFEAVGKDLVGTLNAIGEKLERLAEGDLSNGLSVEARGELQEIIQDLKDTTHKLKGLIGEIVHVTDELEKRATLLAQISSDVTEAINQVNEAV